A stretch of DNA from Thermanaerosceptrum fracticalcis:
TTCGTTTTTCTTTTGGGGATGAAAAGATAATTTCATGGCCAAAAACTATCACCTCCATGCTGCGAAATCTATTACAAATTATGCATTTTCGGCGGAATGGTGCCTGGAATAGTGGAGCGTGCCCACCTCTAAGTAAAAAGTCCCCGGAATGGGGACTTTCGTGTTAGGCTGGTAGTGCCCACATCACTGGCACTCTGGGTCGTATTAATCTCCCGCCGGTAAACCTGGTGCACATGTTCCATGATGCACTCCTCCATGGCTAGCCATTCTCTCCGGTTATTCCGGTTTTGAATAAATAAAATTTTAGTGATAATCCGGAAGAAGTCGTAACGCGAAGGGAACCCAAGATTTCAGCTTTCGAATTTTTAGGGACTTTTAAATAGAGCTTAACGCTCTTCCATCATAGATATAACGTTGCTTTAGCTCCTTGATCATTCCAATGACATGAAATCCTTTATTCATCAAAATCTGAAGAAGTGGAGAATGGGTAAACCAACTATACCCCAATGTCCTTTTACAGTGAAAAGCTTACTCTCTGTAATCTTAGATTAAGATTTGTGTTTATCTATTCCTTCTTTGACCTTTTTCCTTACATTCTCTGTAAATCGAAAGCCATTTTGCTCTAGTTTGTTAAAAGTATCATCTATATCCGAAATTAGTCCCTTCATTGCAGCAAGACCCAAAATGCCGACAGTTCCCATGATTTTAATTTCTGAATTTCTTCAACTCCTCGGGCTTTCTTCTCGTCTAATAAGAGGTAATCTGCCTCAAGCTCTTTGCAAGAGCAACAGCCTCGGCTTCTTCGCGATCAAGGTCCATTTGGAGTGTCGAAACAGCAAGGCGATTTTGCACCTCTTCTTTTATAATCCATGAAGCTTTTGCAATCTCCTCAATACCAGGACGACCTGCTTTTTACAAGATCACCTCGTCGTATACGGCATTAGGTATCATTATGGTGCCGAATATACTGTGTAGAAGTTTAATTCATTGATGCGGGATAGGGCAATGAGAGGCGTTGAGTCAGACACTACCTTCATTTTGCAGAAACTCCTTAACCATGGTTAAATCTTCTTCTACCTCATCTATATCGTAGTTAAGTGGGATATTATGCTCAGCTAAGAAATCCAAGAAGTCCTGTTTGGACACCTTGGCTAGTTTGGCCGCTTTGACCAGGGATAAGCTTCCATCAGCGTAAAAGGTTGCGGCCAGCCTTTTTAAAGCCTCAGCTTCGATTAACGCTTGTGTAATAGCTTTACCCTTAAAAAATAACTCTTATAGTTTTTCACCTCAATATACAATGCTTTTGTAAGATTATACCATAGGCCTCTTTCAATCTCAATTGTTTATAGTCTTGACCATGGTATCGATTGCTTCTTTGCCGAAATCCTTTTCTCCTCCACGAGCCAAGGAGTATGTTTCGTCAATAAAAAGGACACCGCCCAGGGCCCTTTTAAGCTGTTCCCGCGTTTTTAAAGCAGTATGTCCAATATATTCTCCCACCAGGTCCGCCCCCGTTCCACCTCGATAACGTGTTCTTTCTGCAAGATACCCATTTCTTTAAAAAGGCGCCCCACGATTCTGGCCACCGTTGTTTTACCTGTTCCGGGATTGCCTTTGTGTATACAAGGGAAAACATTCTGAATATATCTAAATGTGACGGTCTCCCCGGACTTCATTCCGCCGAGACCGTTACATACATTATTTACCAGGAAATATTTTTGATCTTCTATAGTATACTTGACATCATACTTGACATCATCGGATACTCTTCTTCTCCTACTCCCCCGTTAAGAGCTGGAATCCTAGAGTGGGTAAATATGGCCCTGGTGATGGCTCGGGGTCCATATTTCGACCTAATATAATCCACAGCTTTGTCCAGTGCCCGCATTTTTACCGGGTCTTTATGTGAAAAGAGAGACAACTGCACAAAATTACAAGGTGTTAGGTCAGAGACACGAACTCCTAAATGCCGTAGGGGTTCTCCTTTCCACATTTCTTTGAATAACTGTTTTGTTATACAGTAAATCTCATCTGTGGAGTCTGTTGGTGAATTAAGTTTGCACTGGTGCGAATAATATCTAAAATTGTTATTTTTGAGCCCTACCGAGACCAGGCTGCAGCAGAAACCAGCCTCCCTCAGACGTGTTGCAACAGTTTCAGTAAGGGACAAAAGATACATATTGGCCGTCTGTATATCCTCAACGTCAAAGGGAGTTGTAGTTGAATTGCCTATCCCCTTGATGCCTATATGAGCACTACGTACTATTGAGTTTTCTATCCCATTAGCATACTGCCAGATCAACACTCCATGACTTTTAAGCC
This window harbors:
- a CDS encoding DUF3368 domain-containing protein codes for the protein MGTVGILGLAAMKGLISDIDDTFNKLEQNGFRFTENVRKKVKEGIDKHKS
- a CDS encoding UPF0175 family protein, with product MTQALIEAEALKRLAATFYADGSLSLVKAAKLAKVSKQDFLDFLAEHNIPLNYDIDEVEEDLTMVKEFLQNEGSV